The following are from one region of the Isoalcanivorax indicus genome:
- a CDS encoding glutaredoxin family protein, with the protein MQVELLTTAGCHLCDQAEALLCQALPGVDIIKVDIAEEDALIEQYGTLIPVVRYQGRELRWPFGLLDVRERLLASR; encoded by the coding sequence ATGCAGGTTGAGCTGCTGACGACCGCGGGATGTCATCTGTGCGATCAGGCCGAAGCGCTGCTGTGTCAGGCCCTGCCGGGCGTCGATATCATCAAGGTGGATATTGCTGAAGAGGACGCCCTGATCGAGCAATACGGCACCCTGATACCGGTGGTCCGGTATCAGGGGCGCGAACTGCGCTGGCCGTTCGGCTTGCTGGATGTTCGCGAACGGCTGCTCGCTTCGCGCTGA
- the rlmKL gene encoding bifunctional 23S rRNA (guanine(2069)-N(7))-methyltransferase RlmK/23S rRNA (guanine(2445)-N(2))-methyltransferase RlmL gives MDFVITCLPGVAPLLVRELTSLGLDAVEQGGAAARLGGGPEAAMQACLRSRLAERVLLPVARYEGDPLEAAPALAEAFDWAQHTAGAPGLHLRVDHERGVRGDSRVTASRFLRAAPALAPARRDSAEGALCLRMQVGEAASELFVDFSGESLQRRGYRLAGGQAPLRETLAAAMLLAAGWLQGEAAEAEREHAEAASRSKLVDPFCGSGTLLIEAALIATGRAPGLLRSEFGLLYWPQIDRAAWQRLREAAHAEIREAPAGVSLKGFDADPAVLRQARANAERAGVLGLIHFERRELGSLRQRDLGVAGGDGSDLLVVTNPPWGERLEDQEQAGWLYHALGQTLARHAPQARALVVGHKVEILDRTGMTLTAQWRVRNGPLQVWLRAMSPQRRAPAPPLRVSGEAAFDVPEQAQALVNRLRKNSRQLRRWLDQSGVQAYRLYDRDLPEFNVSIDIYGERVLVHEYAPPKTIDPSAAEQRRVWAVSAVRAALGVHREQVFLRTRSQQRGSRQYQKLDQAGEYLVVEEGAARLLVNLRDYLDSGLFLDHRPMRLRLAEEARGKRFLNLFGYTGAATVHAALGGASRTVTVDASRRYLDWAACNMAANGFSSVQHERVRADVMKWVTETQEQFDLVFCDPPTFSNNKSRDDFVVQRDHAELIRQIMRRMEPGGVLYFSCNFRGFQLDDQIRRWFVVEDISRWSIPEDFRRNMKIHYCFAIRHGHGDEDAG, from the coding sequence ATGGATTTTGTGATTACCTGCCTGCCGGGCGTGGCGCCGCTGCTGGTGCGGGAACTGACCAGTCTGGGGCTTGACGCGGTGGAGCAGGGCGGCGCCGCGGCACGGCTCGGCGGCGGCCCGGAGGCGGCCATGCAGGCGTGCCTGCGCAGTCGTCTGGCCGAGCGGGTGTTGCTGCCGGTGGCGCGCTATGAAGGCGATCCGCTGGAGGCTGCGCCAGCCCTGGCCGAGGCCTTTGACTGGGCACAGCACACGGCGGGCGCGCCGGGCCTGCACTTGCGGGTAGACCACGAACGTGGCGTACGCGGCGACAGCCGGGTGACCGCCAGCCGCTTTCTGCGGGCTGCTCCGGCGTTGGCGCCGGCCCGCCGGGACAGCGCCGAGGGCGCCCTGTGCCTGCGTATGCAGGTGGGCGAGGCGGCCAGCGAACTGTTTGTCGATTTCAGTGGCGAATCCCTGCAACGGCGTGGCTATCGCCTGGCCGGCGGGCAGGCGCCCCTGCGCGAGACGCTGGCGGCGGCCATGCTGCTGGCCGCAGGGTGGCTGCAGGGCGAAGCGGCTGAAGCGGAACGTGAACACGCGGAGGCGGCGTCACGCAGCAAGCTGGTCGACCCCTTCTGCGGCAGTGGCACCTTGCTGATCGAGGCGGCCCTGATAGCGACCGGGCGGGCGCCCGGACTATTGCGCAGCGAGTTCGGCCTGCTGTACTGGCCGCAGATCGACCGTGCCGCCTGGCAACGGTTGCGCGAGGCCGCCCATGCCGAGATCCGTGAGGCGCCCGCGGGCGTGTCCCTGAAGGGGTTTGATGCCGACCCGGCGGTGCTGCGCCAGGCCCGTGCCAATGCTGAGCGCGCGGGCGTGCTGGGCCTGATTCACTTCGAGCGACGTGAACTGGGCAGCTTGCGCCAGCGCGACCTCGGCGTGGCGGGCGGTGATGGCAGCGACCTGCTCGTGGTCACCAACCCGCCCTGGGGCGAGCGGCTGGAAGACCAGGAGCAGGCGGGGTGGCTTTACCATGCGTTGGGCCAGACCCTGGCCCGGCATGCCCCTCAGGCCCGCGCGCTGGTGGTGGGGCACAAGGTCGAGATTCTGGACCGCACCGGGATGACGCTGACGGCCCAGTGGCGCGTGCGCAACGGCCCCTTGCAGGTCTGGCTGCGCGCCATGTCGCCGCAACGCCGGGCGCCAGCGCCGCCGTTGCGTGTCAGCGGCGAGGCCGCCTTCGATGTGCCGGAGCAGGCTCAGGCCCTGGTCAACCGGCTGCGCAAGAACAGCCGCCAGTTGCGTCGCTGGCTGGATCAGTCGGGCGTGCAGGCTTACCGGCTGTACGACCGTGACTTGCCGGAATTCAATGTCTCCATCGACATCTATGGTGAACGGGTGCTGGTGCACGAGTATGCACCGCCGAAAACCATCGACCCGAGCGCCGCCGAGCAGCGCCGGGTATGGGCGGTCAGCGCCGTGCGTGCTGCTCTGGGGGTGCACCGGGAGCAGGTATTCCTGCGGACCCGCAGCCAGCAACGGGGCAGCCGCCAGTACCAGAAGCTCGATCAGGCCGGTGAATATCTGGTGGTGGAAGAGGGCGCTGCGCGCTTGCTGGTGAATCTCAGAGACTATCTGGACAGCGGCCTGTTTCTGGATCATCGCCCGATGCGTTTGCGGCTGGCGGAAGAAGCCAGGGGCAAGCGTTTCCTCAATCTGTTCGGATACACCGGTGCGGCCACGGTGCATGCGGCGCTGGGCGGTGCCAGTCGCACCGTGACGGTGGATGCCTCCCGGCGTTACCTGGACTGGGCGGCCTGCAACATGGCGGCGAATGGTTTCAGCAGTGTTCAGCACGAGCGCGTGCGTGCCGACGTCATGAAATGGGTCACCGAGACGCAGGAACAGTTCGATCTGGTGTTCTGCGATCCGCCGACCTTCTCCAACAACAAGAGTCGTGATGACTTCGTGGTACAGCGTGATCATGCCGAACTGATTCGCCAGATCATGCGCCGCATGGAGCCGGGCGGGGTGCTCTACTTCTCCTGTAACTTCCGCGGTTTCCAGCTGGACGATCAGATCCGCCGCTGGTTTGTGGTGGAGGACATCAGTCGCTGGAGTATTCCCGAGGATTTCCGCCGCAACATGAAGATTCACTATTGCTTTGCGATTCGCCACGGCCATGGAGATGAGGATGCAGGTTGA
- a CDS encoding cyclic nucleotide-binding domain-containing protein, with translation MKQADSTTWPLHRIKGLLAGVPFFNEVLRQDAQQFDALLAHCEVLVAGPGDTVIRQGDGDNCLYFLLRGQLAVMAEQPQQREQVLNYISPGEVFGTLAMLRETPRSATIRVDDATREAVLARIDYVFFSNIRDFSVFSLETKLSFYHMLVHNIRWTLEVNRMQDPDHEVVSLLRKVPMYTGERGTDAELEALHGQAHMLAELLCRWNETPTQGGAMQLT, from the coding sequence ATGAAGCAGGCAGATAGCACGACCTGGCCGTTGCACCGCATCAAGGGGTTGCTGGCAGGGGTGCCTTTCTTCAATGAGGTGCTGCGTCAGGATGCGCAGCAGTTTGATGCGTTACTGGCCCATTGCGAGGTGCTGGTCGCGGGTCCGGGGGACACGGTCATTCGTCAGGGGGATGGCGACAACTGTCTGTATTTTCTGTTACGCGGGCAGCTGGCGGTGATGGCGGAGCAGCCGCAGCAGCGTGAGCAGGTGCTCAACTACATCTCGCCGGGCGAGGTGTTCGGCACCCTGGCCATGCTCCGCGAAACACCGCGCAGCGCCACCATCCGGGTGGATGACGCGACTCGCGAGGCGGTGCTGGCGCGCATCGACTATGTCTTTTTCAGCAACATCCGTGACTTCAGTGTGTTTTCACTGGAAACCAAGCTGTCTTTCTATCACATGCTGGTGCACAACATCCGCTGGACCCTGGAAGTGAACCGCATGCAAGACCCGGATCACGAGGTGGTCAGCCTGCTGCGCAAGGTGCCGATGTACACGGGGGAGCGGGGTACGGATGCGGAACTGGAAGCACTGCATGGCCAGGCGCACATGCTGGCAGAGTTGCTGTGCCGCTGGAATGAAACGCCCACACAGGGCGGGGCCATGCAACTGACCTGA
- a CDS encoding TatD family hydrolase, translated as MRAHDPILDDNATPMPLMDIGVNLTDKRFAGDLDAVLERAHAAGVQQQLVTGTSLVSSEAALALAQAHPGLSATVGIHPHHASDCDQPALSALAELATHPQVRAIGETGLDFNRDFSPRPQQEKAFAEQLALACQLGKPVFLHQRDAHDRFLPILRDHRDRLTNVVVHCFTDNRRALFDYLDMDCHIGITGWICDERRGGDLRALVPNIPAARLLVETDCPYLLPRDLPEKPPVRGRNEPALLPWIVRALASCRDESAIDVARCTWANSLRLFSPSGNT; from the coding sequence ATGCGCGCACATGATCCGATCCTCGATGACAATGCAACGCCGATGCCCCTGATGGACATCGGCGTCAACCTGACGGACAAACGTTTTGCCGGCGATCTGGACGCCGTGCTGGAGCGGGCCCACGCTGCTGGCGTACAGCAGCAACTGGTGACCGGAACCAGTCTGGTGTCCAGCGAGGCTGCGCTGGCCCTGGCACAAGCGCACCCTGGCCTGTCCGCCACCGTCGGCATCCACCCGCATCATGCCAGTGACTGCGACCAGCCTGCTCTCTCTGCCTTGGCAGAGCTGGCCACACATCCCCAGGTGCGCGCCATCGGCGAAACCGGACTGGATTTCAATCGGGATTTCTCACCCCGTCCGCAGCAGGAGAAGGCCTTTGCCGAACAACTCGCGCTGGCGTGCCAACTGGGCAAACCCGTGTTCCTGCATCAGCGCGATGCCCATGACCGTTTTCTGCCGATACTGCGCGACCATCGCGACCGGCTGACGAATGTGGTGGTGCACTGTTTTACCGACAACCGTCGGGCATTGTTCGATTATCTGGATATGGATTGCCATATCGGCATTACCGGCTGGATCTGTGACGAACGACGCGGCGGTGATCTGCGGGCTCTGGTGCCCAATATCCCCGCAGCGCGCCTTCTGGTGGAAACCGACTGCCCCTATCTGCTGCCGCGCGATCTGCCGGAGAAACCCCCGGTGCGCGGCCGCAACGAGCCGGCACTGCTCCCCTGGATCGTGCGCGCCCTCGCCAGCTGTCGCGACGAGAGCGCCATTGACGTTGCCCGATGCACCTGGGCAAACAGCCTTCGCCTGTTCAGTCCGTCTGGTAATACATAA
- the lexA gene encoding transcriptional repressor LexA: MSDKLTFRQQQVLDCIRQFLSDTGMAPTRAELAAEMGFQSKNAASDHLRALERKGYVRLHNDRSRGIQLLDAALWPDDELPVVGKVAAGLPIEAIENVERSVPVPQGLFRQRPTYLLRVQGDSMKDVGILDGDLIAVRKSQTARDGQIVVARIDDDVTVKTLKLSNGKAALLPANEDYSPIIVGEDQLVIEGIFVGLIRDVH, encoded by the coding sequence ATGAGCGACAAACTGACATTTCGACAGCAGCAGGTGCTGGACTGTATTCGCCAGTTTCTCTCTGATACCGGCATGGCCCCGACCCGGGCCGAGCTGGCGGCGGAAATGGGCTTCCAGTCGAAGAATGCCGCCTCAGATCACCTGCGCGCTCTGGAACGCAAGGGCTATGTCCGCCTGCATAATGACCGCTCCCGGGGCATCCAGTTGCTGGACGCCGCCCTGTGGCCCGATGATGAACTGCCTGTCGTCGGCAAGGTCGCCGCAGGCCTGCCCATCGAAGCCATAGAGAACGTGGAACGCAGCGTGCCAGTGCCCCAGGGCCTGTTTCGCCAGCGCCCCACCTACCTGCTGCGAGTCCAGGGCGACAGCATGAAGGATGTCGGCATCCTCGATGGTGACCTGATTGCCGTGCGCAAGTCCCAGACCGCCCGCGACGGCCAGATCGTGGTCGCACGCATTGACGACGACGTCACGGTAAAGACCCTCAAATTGAGCAATGGCAAGGCCGCCCTGCTGCCCGCCAACGAGGATTACTCGCCGATTATCGTGGGCGAGGATCAGTTGGTGATCGAAGGCATCTTTGTCGGCCTGATTCGCGACGTTCACTAG
- a CDS encoding DUF1566 domain-containing protein, whose protein sequence is MNASRSRLPCSSALLVLAFLATACGGSSGGGEGTSDIIDSGGLVIGDTGPNGGTIFFVDNNDDYTFSYLEAAPNRISFRVGPSLNVLFMWASTAGGAGYSIPGTSDGIGAGQQNTNIVANSLTSDGQNGRAVHLALDYDQGSCEWFLPSKDELNLMYVNLIQPALVSMPGGLYWSSTQASAGHAWAQSMSSPGGGFQSSLDKGQANQLWPICAH, encoded by the coding sequence ATGAACGCATCACGCAGCAGGTTGCCCTGCAGTAGCGCGTTACTGGTTCTGGCATTTCTGGCTACGGCATGCGGTGGCAGCAGCGGTGGCGGTGAGGGCACCAGCGACATCATCGACTCAGGCGGGCTCGTGATCGGAGATACTGGCCCCAATGGAGGCACCATCTTCTTCGTCGATAACAATGACGACTATACGTTCAGCTATCTGGAAGCCGCTCCAAATCGTATATCGTTCCGGGTCGGACCATCCCTTAATGTGCTGTTCATGTGGGCCAGCACCGCTGGCGGGGCGGGCTACTCCATTCCAGGCACCAGTGACGGAATCGGCGCCGGCCAGCAAAACACGAATATCGTTGCCAACAGCCTGACCAGTGATGGTCAGAACGGTCGCGCCGTGCATCTCGCACTGGATTACGATCAGGGTAGCTGCGAATGGTTTCTTCCTTCCAAGGACGAACTCAACCTGATGTATGTCAACCTCATACAACCCGCACTGGTCTCCATGCCCGGCGGCCTCTACTGGAGCTCCACACAGGCCAGCGCTGGCCACGCCTGGGCACAGAGCATGAGCTCACCGGGGGGCGGTTTTCAGTCATCCCTCGACAAGGGGCAAGCCAACCAGCTCTGGCCCATCTGCGCGCACTAG
- the rmf gene encoding ribosome modulation factor has protein sequence MKRQKRDRFSRAYSKGYNAGLNGKSQDLCPFDALSPRSSWINGWREGRTDHIHGFTGVASVQNLKNIG, from the coding sequence ATGAAAAGACAGAAACGTGACCGCTTCAGCCGTGCTTACTCCAAGGGCTATAACGCAGGCCTGAATGGCAAATCCCAGGACCTCTGCCCGTTTGACGCCCTGAGTCCCCGCTCAAGCTGGATCAACGGCTGGCGCGAAGGCCGGACCGACCACATCCACGGCTTCACCGGCGTCGCCAGTGTACAGAATCTGAAGAATATCGGCTGA
- a CDS encoding universal stress protein: MGGTYREVLVAIDGSEESRCVLSRAASICEGGGGRLHLLHVIEPLALAYGADVPMDVSDLQASLMQQARENIDTYAAEFAVPANQVHVELGSIEKTIQDKADALGADLIVVGSHTRTGLALLLGSTARGVVPGAHCDVLAVKIARK; encoded by the coding sequence ATGGGCGGAACCTATCGGGAAGTGCTGGTCGCCATTGATGGCAGCGAGGAATCACGCTGCGTCCTGTCCCGCGCCGCCTCGATCTGCGAGGGCGGTGGTGGCCGCCTGCACCTGCTGCATGTGATCGAACCGCTGGCCCTGGCCTACGGTGCCGATGTCCCCATGGATGTGTCGGACCTGCAGGCCAGCCTGATGCAGCAGGCCCGGGAGAACATCGACACCTATGCCGCCGAATTCGCCGTGCCAGCCAACCAGGTTCATGTGGAGCTGGGCTCCATCGAGAAGACCATCCAGGACAAGGCCGACGCCCTGGGCGCCGACCTGATCGTTGTCGGCAGCCACACCCGCACCGGACTCGCCCTGCTGCTGGGTTCGACGGCACGCGGTGTGGTGCCCGGCGCCCATTGCGACGTGCTGGCGGTGAAGATCGCCCGCAAGTAA
- a CDS encoding quinone-dependent dihydroorotate dehydrogenase, whose amino-acid sequence MLYELARPLLFSLSGERAHDMTLAALRRGLGHLYPTRVPARPTRVMGLDFANPVGLAAGLDKNGDCIDGLASLGFGFIEVGTVTPKGQPGNPKPRMFRLPQADALINRMGFNNHGLDYFMAAVRKRRFDGILGINIGKNVFTPVEQAVDDYLLCLDRVHEQASYVVVNVSSPNTPGLRSLQHGDALARLLETLRERQTALDQRAGRRVPLVIKIAPDNDAESLAAMAEAFVAHGMDGVTVGNTTVTRPGVAHLPHGDEQGGLSGAPLKPLSDMALSHMADALNGRIPVIGVGGILSAADALDKQRLGADLVQVYTGLIYRGPGLVGDIVRAWPKDQRPE is encoded by the coding sequence ATGCTTTACGAGCTCGCCCGTCCGCTTCTGTTCTCCCTGTCCGGGGAGCGCGCCCATGATATGACGCTTGCGGCCCTGCGCCGTGGACTGGGGCATCTGTACCCCACGCGCGTGCCCGCACGACCGACGCGGGTGATGGGGCTGGATTTCGCCAACCCGGTGGGTCTGGCCGCAGGTCTGGACAAGAATGGCGACTGTATCGACGGACTGGCCAGCCTCGGTTTCGGCTTTATCGAAGTGGGCACCGTGACCCCCAAGGGGCAACCGGGCAATCCGAAGCCGCGCATGTTCCGGTTACCGCAGGCCGATGCGCTGATCAACCGCATGGGCTTCAACAACCACGGCCTGGACTACTTCATGGCGGCGGTGCGCAAGCGCCGCTTCGACGGCATCCTCGGCATCAATATCGGCAAGAACGTCTTCACCCCGGTGGAGCAGGCGGTGGACGACTACCTGCTGTGCCTGGACCGGGTGCACGAGCAGGCCTCTTATGTGGTCGTCAATGTGTCTTCGCCCAATACCCCGGGGTTGCGCAGCCTGCAGCACGGTGATGCCCTGGCTCGCCTGCTGGAGACCCTGCGTGAGCGCCAGACGGCGCTGGATCAGCGTGCCGGTCGCCGTGTGCCGCTGGTCATCAAGATCGCCCCCGACAATGACGCTGAGAGCCTGGCCGCCATGGCCGAGGCGTTTGTCGCCCACGGCATGGATGGTGTGACGGTGGGTAACACCACGGTCACCCGGCCCGGCGTGGCGCACCTGCCTCACGGTGACGAGCAGGGCGGCCTCAGTGGCGCGCCTCTGAAGCCGCTGTCTGACATGGCGCTGTCGCATATGGCAGACGCCCTGAATGGCCGCATTCCGGTGATTGGCGTGGGCGGCATCCTCAGTGCGGCGGACGCGCTGGACAAGCAGCGCCTGGGCGCAGATCTGGTACAGGTGTACACCGGGCTGATCTACCGTGGCCCGGGGCTGGTGGGCGACATAGTGCGGGCCTGGCCAAAGGATCAGCGGCCTGAATAA
- a CDS encoding DUF1329 domain-containing protein, whose product MLNKTMMMGGALAFALSLAGQAQAAVSSQEAAKLGDSLTPFGAVKAGNGGEAGSPLTIPEWTGFPDSLKPSSYTRAGQHHPDPFPGDKILLTIDQNNVSDYADRVPLGVKGLLETYPDTFRLNVYQSRRTTSAPQWVYNNTKSNASSAQLGNSGVSGAFGGIPFPILHGSNEEKARQAIWNHILRWRGQYVVRRASEVAVQRNGRYTLVTSQQEVYFRYYNPELSEAQLDNVIFYFISETLAPARLAGGATLVHEYLDQEKQARQAWGYNEGTRRVQRSPNVAYDQPISAADGLRTADDTDMYNGAMDRYDWRLVHDQPVEMFIPYNNYRLDSPDLKYEDILMPGHINPDHVRWENHRVWVVEATLKPGQRHIYERRTFYIDADSWQIAVIDQYDRRDELWRVSIAHIKNFYEVPTQWTAMDVFHDLRSRRYHVQQLTNEASNNLIFDRAYPGDSHFSPAGLRRRGN is encoded by the coding sequence ATGCTTAACAAGACGATGATGATGGGTGGCGCACTGGCATTCGCCCTGTCCCTGGCGGGACAGGCGCAGGCGGCGGTGTCGTCACAGGAAGCGGCAAAACTGGGCGATTCCCTCACGCCCTTTGGCGCCGTAAAGGCCGGTAACGGCGGTGAAGCAGGCTCGCCCCTGACGATTCCCGAGTGGACCGGTTTCCCTGATTCCCTGAAACCCTCTTCCTATACGCGCGCGGGTCAGCATCATCCCGATCCCTTTCCCGGGGATAAGATACTGTTGACCATCGATCAGAACAATGTCTCCGACTATGCAGACCGCGTGCCGTTGGGTGTGAAGGGACTGCTCGAGACCTATCCGGATACCTTCCGGCTCAATGTGTACCAGAGTCGCCGGACCACCTCGGCACCGCAGTGGGTGTATAACAACACCAAATCCAACGCCAGCTCCGCGCAGCTCGGCAACAGCGGTGTTTCCGGTGCCTTCGGCGGTATTCCGTTCCCGATCCTGCACGGCAGTAACGAAGAAAAAGCACGTCAGGCCATCTGGAACCATATTCTGCGCTGGCGTGGCCAGTACGTCGTGCGCCGTGCTTCAGAAGTAGCCGTGCAGCGTAATGGCCGCTACACGCTGGTGACATCGCAACAGGAAGTGTATTTCCGTTACTACAACCCGGAACTGTCCGAAGCCCAGCTGGATAATGTCATCTTCTACTTTATCTCCGAGACGCTGGCGCCGGCACGTCTGGCCGGTGGCGCAACGCTGGTGCATGAATACCTCGACCAGGAGAAGCAGGCTCGCCAGGCCTGGGGCTATAACGAAGGGACCCGCCGTGTGCAGCGTTCGCCCAATGTGGCTTACGATCAGCCGATTTCTGCGGCCGATGGTCTGCGTACCGCCGATGATACAGACATGTACAACGGCGCGATGGATCGTTACGACTGGCGTCTGGTGCATGACCAGCCGGTAGAGATGTTCATTCCCTATAACAACTATCGTCTGGACAGCCCGGATCTCAAGTACGAAGACATCCTGATGCCTGGCCATATCAATCCGGACCACGTGCGTTGGGAGAATCATCGTGTCTGGGTTGTCGAAGCGACCCTGAAACCGGGCCAGCGCCATATCTACGAGCGCCGCACCTTCTACATCGACGCGGACTCCTGGCAGATTGCCGTGATTGATCAGTATGACCGTCGTGATGAGTTGTGGCGGGTCAGCATCGCGCACATCAAGAACTTCTATGAAGTGCCGACCCAGTGGACCGCCATGGACGTGTTCCACGACCTGCGTTCGCGCCGCTACCATGTGCAGCAGTTGACCAACGAGGCCTCGAACAACCTGATCTTTGATCGTGCCTACCCGGGTGACTCGCACTTCAGCCCGGCCGGTCTGCGCCGTCGCGGTAACTGA
- a CDS encoding DUF1499 domain-containing protein, translated as MRTTCSSFDTRPFAMLVMALVTTLMMMSTPARADTPQARGNAMHEALPACPDAPHCVSSLETREDRQVAPLRGGDSLASAEARLTALLDELPRVDWTRIVTGDAIHIHAVFRTRLMRFRDDVNFWIQPDGMIQVRSSSRIGYHDMGANRRRVEQLREALETAPHAAE; from the coding sequence ATGCGGACAACCTGCTCGTCATTCGATACACGTCCATTCGCCATGCTGGTGATGGCTCTGGTGACCACGCTCATGATGATGTCGACACCCGCACGGGCCGACACCCCACAGGCCCGGGGCAACGCCATGCATGAAGCCCTGCCCGCCTGCCCCGATGCCCCTCATTGCGTATCCAGCCTGGAAACCCGGGAAGACCGGCAGGTGGCCCCGCTGCGCGGCGGCGATAGCCTCGCCAGTGCTGAAGCACGCCTGACGGCCCTGCTCGATGAGCTGCCCCGCGTTGACTGGACTCGCATCGTGACCGGCGACGCGATACATATCCATGCCGTGTTCCGGACTCGCCTGATGCGCTTCAGGGATGATGTGAACTTCTGGATTCAGCCAGACGGCATGATTCAGGTGCGCTCCTCGTCACGTATCGGCTACCACGACATGGGCGCCAACCGTCGCCGCGTCGAACAACTGCGCGAAGCGCTTGAGACTGCCCCGCACGCTGCGGAATAA